One part of the Lotus japonicus ecotype B-129 chromosome 2, LjGifu_v1.2 genome encodes these proteins:
- the LOC130736502 gene encoding uncharacterized protein LOC130736502, with protein sequence MGKSRKSRASATTSSKQTTKDKETQRFEEPQQILDTPNVVTCVKKAEELVVCNEARVDFDNLADHGFDIRDQVDLQGWSGYFNRLCGPIYHKLVVEFWKNAVCNDYYVVSHVLDRKIVISEESIAKLLGMEFQQGKRIKNVDANVPGMRKHVNFAIYDNWTMDRTKYAIKDLKPQMKIWQKIFISCIHPRTGGTDYLNATQKVIMYYISRGENKRSISYILYGRLLSDIFTQNQLVKALFDLGLHDDLAMTIGDPLNGTKLKRMQIIEKVQIEPKEDTSEEIRQKNYPVNDFPLWSKKDNPACILEYVRMLRREGDHITLEEFVTTLPDSPPEMPTRRAKKTTSKPSDPKGKGILIEEPKKKKVASKSVVIREPTPERPPKRTSVQSPQLSESESSENSLEESSSEETEDDDVPLAKRRKVIFEEEDEQDDCEII encoded by the exons ATGGGAAAATCGAGGAAGTCAAGAGCAAGTGCTACTACTTCTTCCAAACAAACTACCAAAGACAAAGAAACTCAGAGATTTGAAGAACCTCAACAGATTCTGGACACACCCAATGTGGTCACATGTGTCAAGAAAGCCGAAGAACTGGTTGTATGCAACGAAGCAAGGGTGGACTTCGACAACCTAGCTGATCATGGTTTCGACATCAGGGATCAAGTTGACTTACAAGGTTGGTCTGGTTATTTCAATAGGCTATGTGGTCCTATTTACCACAAACTGGTGGTGGAATTCTGGAAAAAtgcagtttgcaacgactactacgtcgtctcccatgtgcTGGACAGGAAGATTGTGATTTCAGAAGAGTCCATTGCAAAGCTactgggtatggagttccaacagggaaaaaggatcaagaacgTTGATGCCAATGTTCCTGGCATGAGGAAGCATGTCAATTTTGCTATTTATGACAACTGGACCATGGATAGGACCAAGTATGCTATAAAGGATCTGAAGCCTCAGATGAAGATCTGGCAGAAGATTTTCATATCCTGCATCCATCCCAGAACAGGCGGAACTGATTACctcaatgcaactcagaaggtaatcatgtattACATTTCTAGGG gtgAGAACAAGAGGTCTATTTCTTACATTCTGTATGGAAGGCTACTCTCAGATATCTTCACGCAGAATCAGTTGGTCAAGGCTCTTTTTGATCTGGGACTTCATGATGATTTGGCTATGACCATTGGAGATCCTCTCAATGGAActaagctgaagagaatgcagatTATTGAGAAAGTTCAGATTGAACCGAAAGAAGACACATCTGAAGAGATACGTCAGAAGAACTACCCTGTTAATGACTTTCCTCTATGGTCTaaaaaggacaatccagcatgcattctggagtatGTGAGGATGCTCAGAAGAGAAGGAGATCATATCACCCTTGAAGAATTTGTCACAACTCTTCCTGACAGTCCTCCTGAGATGCCAACAAGGAGAGCAAAGAAAACAaccagcaagccttcagatcccaagggcaaagggattctgatagaagAACCTAAAAAGAAGAAAGTTGCATCCAAGTCAgtggtcatcagggaacccACTCCAGAAAGACCTCCTAAGAGAACCTCAGTGCAATCACCTCAACTATCTGAGTCTGAAAGCTCTGAGAACTCCTTGGAAGAatcctcaagtgaggagactgaagatg